One segment of Bacteroides caecimuris DNA contains the following:
- a CDS encoding P-loop NTPase fold protein, with protein METKLQSKQQYPRFIQNKPCGIDKFDGGSQERLAKTIARHFCQNDSLDEECTLPRIIGIEGIWGSGKSNVVKMLERELSDDYYFFEYDAWGHQEDLQRRSILELLTSKLIDDGILSGNATIKVKGGGTKTVSWSEKLKYLLARKTETVTEKYPLISNGMVAAFLVAVLTPIFTFIAYAVKPTPTTWWFSLLSIIIAALPVLIALCVWKWAYSKDHKYGWSYMLAIYQDKVEKDVCYETLSEDEPTVYEFKTWMQDISDFIKEKGQRKLVLVFDNMDRLPAEKVKELWSSIHTFFADSGFENVWAVIPFDETHLACAFGDETDEQTKQLTKYFINKTFPIVYRVAPPVITDYRSIFNKLFVEAFGETENEAKETINRIFRLVNPNANVREIISYINEMVALKQEWCNEILMINIALFCLKKTDILANPVEQILSGDYLNGIQTIINNDLQTQREIAALVYGVDVEDARQIPLKKYIEGCINGEEDHDINQYAETNKQFDTVLEEVIQCMDNALIDKIIHCLHKLTRKSDVILRVWQRIAQLKLKESIEKQVFPVEYQELLLHLDTESQNHVIAQLYKKIVRFNDFNGGDYFKTLDAIDRFIAQNKLACDFTSLIEAKTVKPNTFIDYIQAANATDAAYRDNATTKAYKYYQVATNSEALDNYLANLLPDNFDHADIVKTLKDNSTYTFPTLLQAITNCIDEQNVNKDNIGAIFTTYRLLASDEERPLPVTLDSTYINQLHSELETDGRNIKESGYYDLVAMQLAHGHSVSLIEGGDIKYVAELMDYYVDHGDLLVNSVGWNIPLLNETLQYMVNHKLGYKLLLSDILPQFEDIKNRIGVTDEVFIEHLAEWNTDLDKYITKNNIKDVIPDASFYDLTTKISNVLTDHINKIAFEALSEISVDTLYAQRTAHTSYYWFVAIKHLLAKIKSLPDNLTEFGKKILMDIASGTQSLNPFPNCFKNIVERLDKRKIKSTVTDIRNDFCIGKKTINAIKFQFFETWLRSHGNLKSQAGDVIDKIVKPVISDGACRSLILQNKDFYMDLINTAGDDAYELKKSLRNLIQKDSDPQLVKFVNSIDSVPEVETA; from the coding sequence ATGGAAACAAAACTACAATCCAAACAGCAATATCCGCGGTTTATCCAAAATAAACCGTGTGGTATTGACAAATTCGATGGAGGTTCGCAAGAAAGGTTGGCAAAAACTATTGCTCGCCATTTTTGTCAGAATGATTCATTGGATGAGGAATGTACTTTACCTCGAATTATCGGCATCGAAGGTATTTGGGGATCTGGAAAATCCAACGTGGTTAAAATGTTGGAACGTGAATTATCAGACGACTATTACTTTTTTGAGTATGACGCATGGGGACATCAAGAGGACTTGCAACGCCGCTCTATATTGGAATTGCTTACAAGCAAACTTATTGATGATGGTATCCTATCTGGAAATGCAACAATAAAAGTCAAAGGTGGAGGTACGAAAACCGTATCATGGTCTGAAAAGCTGAAATATTTATTAGCCCGTAAAACGGAGACCGTAACCGAAAAATATCCCCTTATCAGTAATGGTATGGTTGCGGCATTTTTGGTTGCAGTTTTAACTCCGATATTTACATTTATTGCGTATGCAGTAAAACCTACACCCACAACATGGTGGTTTTCTTTATTGTCTATTATCATAGCTGCACTGCCAGTTCTTATTGCATTGTGCGTTTGGAAATGGGCATATAGCAAAGATCATAAATATGGATGGAGTTATATGTTAGCTATTTATCAAGATAAAGTCGAAAAGGACGTTTGCTATGAGACTTTGAGCGAAGACGAACCAACGGTTTACGAGTTCAAAACATGGATGCAAGACATTTCTGATTTTATCAAGGAAAAAGGACAACGTAAATTAGTCCTTGTTTTTGACAACATGGATCGTCTCCCCGCTGAAAAAGTAAAAGAATTATGGTCTTCTATCCATACGTTCTTCGCCGATAGCGGTTTTGAAAATGTTTGGGCTGTTATTCCTTTCGATGAAACACATTTAGCTTGTGCATTCGGAGATGAGACCGACGAACAAACGAAACAACTGACCAAGTATTTTATCAATAAAACTTTCCCTATTGTTTATCGTGTTGCTCCTCCTGTTATTACCGACTATCGAAGTATATTCAACAAACTGTTTGTTGAAGCATTTGGAGAAACAGAAAATGAAGCGAAAGAAACTATAAATCGGATATTCAGATTGGTAAATCCTAATGCCAATGTTAGGGAAATTATATCATATATCAATGAGATGGTCGCTCTTAAACAAGAGTGGTGTAACGAAATTTTGATGATAAACATAGCATTGTTCTGTTTGAAGAAGACGGATATTCTGGCAAATCCAGTAGAACAAATATTGTCCGGCGACTATCTGAATGGCATTCAAACAATAATTAACAATGATCTGCAAACACAACGCGAAATTGCAGCTTTGGTATATGGTGTCGATGTTGAAGATGCTCGACAAATTCCATTGAAAAAATATATTGAAGGCTGCATCAACGGAGAAGAAGACCACGACATAAATCAATATGCAGAGACTAATAAACAATTTGACACTGTATTAGAAGAAGTTATACAATGTATGGACAATGCGCTTATCGATAAGATTATACATTGTTTGCATAAATTAACTCGAAAGAGCGATGTTATTCTGCGTGTATGGCAAAGAATAGCACAATTGAAATTAAAAGAATCCATAGAGAAGCAGGTGTTCCCTGTCGAATACCAAGAACTGCTGTTGCATTTAGACACGGAAAGCCAAAACCATGTGATTGCTCAATTATATAAGAAGATAGTTCGGTTCAATGACTTCAATGGCGGCGACTATTTCAAAACGTTAGATGCAATAGACAGGTTTATTGCGCAAAATAAGTTGGCGTGCGATTTTACGTCATTGATTGAAGCAAAAACAGTCAAGCCAAATACATTTATCGATTATATTCAAGCTGCAAATGCAACAGATGCTGCCTATCGGGATAACGCGACAACTAAAGCATATAAATATTATCAAGTAGCAACAAATTCGGAGGCGCTCGATAATTATTTGGCAAACTTACTACCCGATAATTTCGACCATGCAGATATTGTAAAAACGTTAAAAGATAATTCTACCTATACGTTTCCAACGCTTTTGCAAGCGATCACGAATTGCATTGATGAACAGAATGTAAATAAAGATAATATAGGGGCTATATTTACAACCTATCGTTTATTGGCATCTGACGAAGAAAGACCTTTACCTGTAACGTTAGATTCAACCTACATAAATCAGTTGCATTCTGAATTAGAAACTGATGGCCGAAACATTAAAGAGTCTGGATATTACGATTTAGTCGCCATGCAATTGGCACATGGTCATTCCGTTTCCTTAATAGAGGGTGGAGATATAAAATATGTTGCAGAACTCATGGACTATTATGTGGATCATGGAGACTTATTAGTAAATAGTGTGGGATGGAATATACCGCTATTAAATGAAACACTACAATACATGGTAAATCATAAACTTGGCTATAAATTATTGCTCTCAGACATATTGCCCCAATTTGAAGATATTAAGAACAGAATAGGTGTAACGGATGAGGTATTTATCGAGCATTTAGCAGAGTGGAATACCGATTTGGATAAGTATATCACTAAGAACAATATTAAAGATGTAATTCCTGACGCATCTTTTTACGATTTGACCACTAAAATAAGCAATGTCCTGACCGATCATATCAATAAAATAGCGTTCGAAGCGTTGTCTGAAATAAGTGTTGATACATTATACGCCCAAAGAACAGCACATACATCATATTATTGGTTTGTCGCAATAAAACATTTACTGGCTAAAATCAAATCCTTGCCAGATAACTTGACTGAATTTGGCAAAAAGATTCTGATGGATATTGCTTCTGGAACTCAAAGTTTGAATCCTTTCCCTAATTGTTTCAAGAATATAGTTGAAAGATTGGATAAACGAAAAATTAAATCGACAGTTACCGATATAAGAAATGATTTCTGCATCGGTAAAAAGACTATCAATGCAATAAAGTTTCAATTTTTCGAAACATGGCTTAGATCGCATGGTAATTTGAAAAGTCAAGCTGGAGACGTTATTGATAAAATAGTGAAACCTGTAATTTCCGATGGGGCATGCCGTTCATTGATTCTGCAAAACAAAGATTTTTATATGGATTTAATAAATACAGCAGGGGATGATGCTTATGAATTGAAAAAGAGTCTCCGAAACCTCATACAAAAAGATTCAGATCCGCAATTGGTTAAATTTGTCAATTCGATAGATTCAGTACCTGAGGTTGAAACCGCGTAA
- the mobA gene encoding conjugal transfer protein MobA — MKEKRKSKSGRNPKLDPAVYRYTVRFNEEEHNRFLAMFGKSGVYARSVFLKAHFFGQPFKVLKVDKTLVDYYTKLSDFHAQFRAVGTNYNQVVKELRLHFSEKKAMALLYKLEQHTVELVKLSRRIVELSREMEAKWSQKSV; from the coding sequence ATGAAAGAGAAAAGGAAAAGCAAATCAGGGAGAAATCCCAAACTTGATCCGGCGGTGTACCGGTACACCGTCCGTTTCAACGAGGAGGAACACAACCGTTTCCTCGCCATGTTCGGAAAATCGGGTGTCTATGCACGGTCTGTTTTCCTCAAAGCGCACTTCTTCGGGCAACCGTTCAAGGTGCTGAAGGTGGACAAGACGTTGGTGGACTATTACACCAAACTGTCGGATTTTCATGCACAATTCCGTGCCGTGGGTACGAATTACAACCAAGTCGTGAAGGAACTGAGGCTGCATTTTTCAGAGAAAAAGGCGATGGCGTTGCTCTACAAATTAGAGCAACACACCGTCGAACTCGTGAAACTGAGCCGCCGGATTGTGGAACTTTCAAGGGAAATGGAGGCAAAATGGTCGCAAAAATCAGTGTAG
- the mobC gene encoding conjugal transfer protein MobC gives MSQQEDDLRALAKIMDFLRAVSIILVVMNVYWFCYEAIRLWGVNIGVVDKILLNFDRTAGLFHSILYTKLFSVLLLALSCLGTKGVKGEKITWGRIWTAFAVGFVLFFLNWWLLPLPLPLEAVTGLYVLTIGTGYVCLLMGGLWMSRLLKHNLMEDVFNNENESFMQETRLIESEYSVNLPTRFYYRKRWNNGWINVVNPFRASIVLGTPGSGKSYAVVNNFIKQQIEKGFSQYIYDFKYPDLSTIAYNHLLNHPDGYKVKPKFYVINFDDPRRSHRCNPIHPDFMEDITDAYESAYTIMLNLNKTWVQKQGDFFVESPIILFASIIWYLKIYQNGKFCTFPHAIEFLNRRYEDIFPILTSYPELENYLSPFMDAWLGGAAEQLMGQIASAKIPLSRMISPQLYWVMSDSEFTLDINNPEEPKILCVGNNPDRQNIYGAALGLYNSRIVKLINKKGMLKSSVIIDELPTIYFKGLDNLIATARSNKVAVCLGFQDFSQLVRDYGDKEAKVVMNTVGNIFSGQVVGETAKTLSERFGKVLQKRQSISINRQDVSTSINTQMDALIPPSKISGLTQGMFVGSVSDNFNERIEQKIFHCEIVVDAEKVKREESAYKKIPVITNFTDEDGNDRMKETVQANYRRIKEEVKQIVQEELERIKNDPVLCKLLPDNETV, from the coding sequence ATGTCACAACAAGAAGACGATTTGAGGGCATTGGCGAAAATCATGGATTTTCTGCGTGCCGTGAGTATCATTTTAGTGGTCATGAACGTGTACTGGTTCTGCTACGAAGCCATCCGGCTGTGGGGCGTGAACATCGGCGTGGTGGACAAAATCCTTCTGAACTTCGACCGCACGGCGGGGCTGTTCCATTCCATTCTCTACACGAAGCTGTTTTCCGTCCTTTTGCTTGCCTTGTCCTGTCTGGGTACGAAGGGTGTCAAGGGTGAGAAAATCACTTGGGGGAGAATCTGGACAGCATTTGCCGTCGGGTTCGTGCTGTTTTTCCTGAACTGGTGGTTGCTGCCCCTGCCGCTGCCGCTTGAAGCGGTGACGGGACTGTATGTCCTTACCATTGGAACGGGCTATGTCTGCCTGTTGATGGGTGGTCTGTGGATGAGCCGCCTGTTGAAACACAATTTGATGGAGGATGTTTTCAACAACGAGAACGAGAGTTTCATGCAGGAAACGAGGCTTATCGAAAGCGAGTATTCGGTCAATCTGCCGACACGTTTCTATTACAGGAAACGCTGGAACAACGGTTGGATCAATGTAGTTAATCCCTTCCGTGCGTCCATCGTGTTGGGTACGCCGGGCAGCGGCAAGTCCTATGCCGTGGTAAACAATTTTATCAAGCAACAGATTGAAAAGGGCTTTAGTCAATACATCTACGATTTCAAGTATCCCGACCTATCTACTATTGCCTACAACCATTTGCTGAACCACCCGGACGGCTACAAGGTAAAGCCGAAGTTCTATGTGATCAACTTCGACGACCCGCGACGCTCTCATCGGTGCAATCCCATTCACCCGGATTTTATGGAAGATATTACGGATGCCTATGAGAGTGCCTACACAATAATGCTCAACCTCAATAAAACGTGGGTGCAAAAGCAGGGCGACTTCTTCGTGGAGTCACCTATCATTCTGTTTGCCAGTATTATCTGGTATCTCAAAATCTATCAGAACGGGAAGTTTTGCACGTTTCCCCATGCTATCGAGTTTCTGAACCGCCGTTACGAGGATATATTTCCGATACTGACCTCTTATCCGGAGCTGGAGAACTACCTTTCGCCGTTCATGGATGCGTGGCTTGGAGGGGCTGCGGAGCAGCTCATGGGTCAGATAGCGTCGGCAAAAATCCCGCTTTCGAGGATGATTTCACCGCAGCTCTACTGGGTGATGTCAGACAGCGAGTTTACGCTGGACATCAACAATCCCGAAGAGCCGAAAATCCTCTGCGTGGGTAACAATCCCGACCGTCAGAATATCTACGGTGCGGCACTCGGTCTGTATAATTCCCGTATCGTGAAGCTCATCAACAAGAAGGGGATGCTGAAGTCATCGGTCATCATCGACGAGTTGCCCACAATATACTTCAAAGGGTTGGACAATCTTATAGCTACCGCCCGAAGCAACAAGGTTGCCGTGTGTCTGGGCTTTCAGGATTTCAGCCAGTTAGTGCGTGACTACGGGGACAAAGAGGCGAAAGTGGTGATGAACACTGTCGGCAATATTTTCTCCGGTCAGGTGGTGGGGGAAACAGCCAAGACGCTCTCCGAGCGGTTCGGTAAGGTGTTGCAGAAACGGCAGTCCATCTCCATCAACCGGCAGGATGTTTCCACCTCCATCAACACGCAGATGGACGCGCTCATTCCACCGAGTAAGATTTCCGGGCTTACGCAGGGAATGTTTGTCGGTTCTGTATCCGACAACTTCAACGAGCGTATCGAGCAGAAGATTTTTCATTGCGAGATTGTGGTGGATGCCGAAAAGGTGAAACGGGAAGAAAGTGCCTACAAGAAAATTCCCGTCATTACAAACTTCACGGACGAGGACGGCAACGACCGCATGAAGGAAACGGTGCAGGCGAACTACCGGCGCATCAAGGAAGAGGTGAAGCAGATTGTGCAGGAGGAACTGGAGCGTATCAAAAACGATCCGGTGCTGTGTAAACTGCTACCAGATAATGAGACTGTCTAA
- a CDS encoding sigma-54-dependent transcriptional regulator translates to MNKTKIIVVEDNIVYCEYVCNMLSREGYRNMKAYHLSTAKKHLQQATDNDIVVADLRLPDGSGIDLLCWMRKEGKMQPFIIMTDYAEVNTAVESMKLGSIDYIPKQLVEDKLVPLIRSILKERQAGQRRMPIFAREGSAFQKIMHRIRLVAATDMSVMIFGENGTGKEHIAHLLHDKSKRAGKPFVAVDCGSLSKELAPSAFFGHVKGAFTGADNAKKGYFHEAEGGTLFLDEVGNLALETQQMLLRAIQERRYRPVGDKADRNFNVRIIAATNEDLEVSVNEKRFRQDLLYRLHDFGITVPPLRDCQEDIMPLAEFFRDMANRELECSVSGFSSEARKALLTHAWPGNVRELRQKVMGAVLQAQEGVVMKEHLELAVTKPTSTVSFALRNDAEDKERILRALKQANGNRSVAAELLGIGRTTLYSKLEEYGLKYKFKQS, encoded by the coding sequence ATGAATAAGACAAAAATAATTGTGGTGGAAGACAACATCGTGTATTGCGAATATGTCTGCAATATGCTGTCACGGGAGGGCTACCGCAATATGAAGGCTTACCACCTCTCAACCGCGAAGAAACATCTGCAACAGGCAACAGATAATGATATCGTGGTTGCCGACCTGCGTCTGCCTGACGGCAGTGGCATAGACCTTTTGTGCTGGATGCGAAAGGAGGGAAAGATGCAGCCCTTCATCATTATGACCGACTACGCCGAAGTTAATACCGCCGTGGAAAGCATGAAACTCGGCTCGATAGACTATATTCCCAAACAGCTTGTGGAGGATAAACTTGTCCCCCTGATCCGTTCCATACTGAAAGAACGTCAGGCAGGACAACGCCGTATGCCTATATTCGCCCGTGAAGGTTCCGCCTTTCAGAAAATCATGCACCGCATAAGGCTGGTAGCCGCCACCGATATGAGCGTGATGATATTTGGTGAGAACGGCACGGGCAAGGAGCATATTGCCCACCTGTTGCATGACAAGAGCAAACGTGCAGGCAAGCCATTTGTGGCGGTGGACTGCGGTTCACTCTCCAAAGAGCTTGCACCGTCGGCTTTCTTCGGACACGTCAAAGGTGCATTTACAGGTGCGGACAATGCCAAGAAAGGATATTTCCATGAGGCGGAAGGCGGCACGTTGTTTCTGGACGAGGTAGGAAACCTCGCGTTGGAAACCCAACAGATGTTGCTCCGTGCCATACAGGAGAGGCGGTATCGCCCGGTCGGAGACAAGGCAGACCGGAATTTCAATGTCCGCATCATCGCTGCTACCAATGAAGATTTGGAGGTATCGGTGAATGAAAAGCGTTTTCGGCAGGATCTTCTGTACCGCCTGCACGACTTCGGGATAACCGTTCCTCCGTTGCGTGACTGTCAAGAAGACATTATGCCGCTGGCAGAGTTCTTCCGTGATATGGCAAACAGAGAGCTGGAGTGTAGCGTGAGCGGGTTCAGTTCCGAAGCACGTAAAGCGTTGCTGACACACGCATGGCCGGGCAACGTGCGGGAACTTCGGCAGAAAGTTATGGGTGCTGTATTGCAGGCGCAGGAAGGTGTTGTCATGAAAGAGCATCTGGAACTTGCCGTGACGAAACCGACCTCTACTGTCAGCTTCGCCTTGCGCAATGACGCGGAGGATAAGGAGCGGATATTGCGTGCGTTGAAACAGGCAAACGGCAACCGGAGTGTCGCCGCAGAACTGCTCGGCATAGGCAGGACAACACTATACAGCAAACTTGAAGAGTATGGACTTAAATATAAATTCAAGCAATCATAG
- the mobB gene encoding conjugal transfer protein MobB, translating into MVAKISVGSSLYGAIAYNGEKINEAQGRLLTTNRIYNDGSGTVDIGKAMEGFLTFLPPQMKIEKPVVHISLNPHPEDVLTDIELQNIAREYLEKLGFGNQPYLVFKHEDIDRHHLHIVTVNVDENGKRLNRDFLYRRSDRIRRELEQKYGLHPAERKNQRLDNPLRKVAASAGDVKKQVGNTVKALNGQYRFQTMGEYRALLSLYNMTVEEARGNVRGREYHGLVYSVTDDKGNKVGNPFKSSLFGKSAGYEAVQKKFVRSKSEIKDRKLADMTKRTVLSVLQGTYDKDKFVSQLKEKGIDTVLRYTEEGRIYGATFIDHRTGCVLNGSRMGKELSANALQEHFTLPYAGQPPIPLSIPVDAADKAHGQTAYDSEDISGGMGLLTPEGPAVDAEEEAFIRAMKRKKKKKRKGLGM; encoded by the coding sequence ATGGTCGCAAAAATCAGTGTAGGAAGTTCGTTGTACGGCGCGATTGCCTACAACGGGGAGAAGATTAACGAGGCGCAGGGGCGGCTTCTCACCACCAACCGCATCTACAATGACGGTTCGGGAACGGTGGACATAGGCAAGGCGATGGAGGGTTTTCTCACCTTCCTGCCACCGCAGATGAAGATCGAGAAGCCGGTGGTGCATATCTCTCTCAACCCGCACCCGGAGGATGTGCTGACCGATATTGAGTTGCAGAATATCGCCCGCGAGTATCTGGAAAAACTCGGTTTCGGAAACCAGCCTTATCTTGTATTCAAGCACGAGGACATCGACCGCCACCACCTGCACATCGTGACGGTCAACGTGGACGAGAACGGGAAAAGGCTCAACCGGGATTTTCTCTACCGCCGCAGCGACCGTATCCGCAGGGAACTGGAACAGAAGTACGGATTGCATCCGGCAGAACGTAAAAATCAGAGATTGGATAATCCGTTGCGCAAGGTGGCCGCATCGGCAGGTGATGTGAAGAAGCAGGTAGGCAACACCGTGAAGGCTCTGAATGGGCAGTACCGTTTCCAGACGATGGGCGAATACCGTGCGCTCCTTTCCTTATATAATATGACGGTGGAGGAAGCGAGGGGCAACGTGCGCGGACGGGAGTATCACGGGCTGGTCTATTCCGTCACGGACGACAAGGGTAACAAGGTGGGCAACCCGTTCAAATCCTCGCTTTTCGGGAAGTCCGCAGGCTATGAAGCCGTACAGAAGAAGTTTGTCCGTTCCAAATCGGAAATCAAGGATAGGAAACTGGCAGACATGACGAAACGCACCGTCCTTTCCGTGCTGCAAGGCACTTATGACAAGGACAAATTTGTATCCCAACTCAAAGAGAAGGGCATCGACACCGTACTGCGCTACACAGAGGAAGGGCGCATCTATGGGGCTACCTTCATCGACCACCGCACGGGATGCGTGCTGAACGGTTCGCGCATGGGTAAGGAGCTTTCGGCGAATGCCTTGCAGGAACACTTCACCCTGCCATACGCCGGACAACCGCCGATACCGCTATCCATCCCTGTGGATGCTGCGGACAAGGCACACGGGCAGACCGCCTACGACAGTGAAGATATATCGGGCGGTATGGGCTTGCTCACTCCCGAAGGTCCGGCGGTAGATGCCGAGGAAGAGGCTTTCATCCGGGCGATGAAGCGCAAAAAGAAGAAAAAACGCAAGGGCTTGGGTATGTAA
- a CDS encoding ATP-binding protein, protein METVNRILQEKITARIAPNKAVLIFGARRVGKTVMMRKIVDNYSGRTMMLNGEDYDTLALLENRSIANYRHLLDGIDLLAIDEAQNIPQIGSILKLIVDEIPGISVLASGSSSFDLLNKTGEPLVGRSTQFLLTPFSQREIAQTETALETRQNLEARLIYGSYPEVVMMENYERKTDYLRDIVGAYLLKDILAIDGLKNSSKMRDLLRLIAFQLGSEVSYEELGKQLGMSKTTVEKYLDLLEKVFVIYRLGAYSRNLRKEVTKAGKWYFYDNGIRNAIIGAFSPLAIRQDVGALWENYIIGERRKANFNEGLHREFYFWRTYDKQEIDLIEESADSLTALEFKWGNKMPAAPKAFQEAYPYAEFHVVNRENYLEFV, encoded by the coding sequence ATGGAAACAGTAAATAGAATACTTCAAGAGAAGATTACAGCACGAATCGCGCCCAATAAAGCAGTACTGATTTTTGGTGCTCGCCGTGTTGGTAAAACGGTAATGATGCGTAAAATTGTGGACAACTATTCAGGTAGGACGATGATGCTCAACGGCGAAGACTACGACACATTAGCACTATTGGAGAATCGCTCAATAGCCAATTATCGGCATTTATTGGATGGTATTGATTTGCTGGCTATTGATGAGGCACAGAACATACCACAAATCGGTAGTATTCTGAAGTTGATAGTTGATGAAATACCGGGAATAAGTGTCTTGGCAAGTGGTTCTTCGTCATTCGATTTGCTGAATAAGACTGGTGAACCGTTGGTCGGCCGCAGTACGCAATTTCTCCTTACACCATTCTCGCAACGGGAAATCGCACAGACGGAAACGGCACTTGAAACCCGCCAGAACCTCGAAGCGCGCTTGATTTACGGTTCCTATCCCGAAGTAGTAATGATGGAGAACTATGAACGTAAAACAGACTACCTACGTGATATTGTCGGTGCATACCTGCTTAAAGATATCTTAGCAATTGACGGCTTAAAAAATTCGAGCAAGATGCGCGATCTACTGCGATTGATAGCTTTTCAGTTGGGCAGCGAAGTTTCTTACGAAGAGTTAGGTAAACAACTCGGCATGAGCAAGACGACCGTTGAAAAATACCTCGACCTATTGGAAAAGGTCTTCGTTATCTATCGTCTGGGGGCTTATTCGCGTAACCTACGCAAGGAGGTTACAAAAGCTGGCAAGTGGTACTTCTACGACAACGGCATTCGCAATGCCATTATCGGGGCTTTCTCACCGCTGGCCATTCGGCAGGATGTCGGTGCGCTGTGGGAGAACTACATCATCGGAGAGCGGCGCAAAGCGAACTTCAATGAGGGACTGCACAGGGAGTTCTATTTCTGGCGCACCTACGACAAACAGGAAATCGACCTGATTGAGGAGAGTGCCGACAGTCTTACCGCCTTGGAGTTCAAGTGGGGAAATAAAATGCCGGCCGCACCGAAAGCCTTCCAAGAAGCCTATCCCTATGCCGAGTTTCATGTGGTAAATCGGGAGAATTATTTGGAGTTCGTATAA
- a CDS encoding RteC domain-containing protein, translating into MNYFLLAETDFFRLINEAGDCNMETAYTAFATQVIELCNGGMDMNLTVIALAYIEIELQHHPVRNLSEEKREIAAYVSKALSFVRKMQKFLATPQVPPLISANNATETTASLLQWTGNAIDLVELIYGIDVMGCINNGNMPLKQLAPLLYKIFGVDSKDCYRFYTDIKRRKNESRTYFIDRMQEKLNERMLRDEELERMRK; encoded by the coding sequence ATGAATTATTTCTTGCTGGCGGAAACCGACTTTTTCCGCCTGATAAACGAAGCCGGCGACTGCAATATGGAAACGGCATACACGGCTTTCGCCACCCAAGTGATCGAACTGTGCAACGGCGGCATGGACATGAACCTTACCGTCATCGCGCTTGCCTACATCGAAATCGAGTTGCAGCACCATCCCGTACGTAATCTGTCAGAAGAAAAAAGAGAGATTGCCGCCTACGTCAGCAAGGCTCTGTCTTTCGTAAGAAAGATGCAGAAATTCCTTGCCACGCCCCAAGTGCCACCACTAATATCCGCCAACAACGCAACAGAAACCACCGCCAGCCTTCTTCAATGGACGGGCAATGCCATCGACCTCGTGGAACTTATCTACGGCATAGACGTGATGGGCTGCATCAACAACGGCAATATGCCGCTCAAACAGCTCGCCCCACTTCTCTATAAGATATTCGGGGTTGATTCTAAAGACTGCTACCGCTTCTACACTGATATCAAACGCCGGAAGAACGAAAGCCGCACCTATTTCATTGACAGGATGCAGGAAAAACTGAACGAGAGAATGTTGCGTGATGAGGAGTTGGAGCGGATGAGAAAATAA
- a CDS encoding dihydrofolate reductase family protein, giving the protein MGKVQILAVLTMDGCLSSELYDKAHQDLCLDRCGLDEIRKKAFYRVTPDYSISMLHEWRKDCTNIRYLAEATPDTADYINGLLRMHAVDEIILYTVPFISGSGRHFFKSALPEQHWTLSSLKSYPNGVCRIIYILDKKAR; this is encoded by the coding sequence ATGGGTAAAGTTCAGATTCTCGCCGTACTGACGATGGACGGATGTCTTTCTTCAGAGTTATATGATAAAGCACATCAGGATTTGTGCCTTGACCGTTGCGGTCTTGATGAAATCAGGAAGAAAGCCTTTTACCGTGTGACACCGGACTATTCCATTTCAATGCTGCACGAATGGAGAAAAGACTGCACAAACATCCGTTACCTCGCGGAAGCCACACCGGACACGGCAGACTATATAAACGGACTGCTGCGGATGCACGCTGTGGATGAAATCATACTATACACCGTTCCTTTCATATCCGGAAGCGGACGACATTTTTTTAAGTCGGCTCTGCCAGAGCAACACTGGACGCTTTCCTCTTTGAAAAGCTATCCCAACGGTGTATGTCGCATTATCTATATCCTTGATAAAAAAGCAAGATAG